The following are from one region of the Sorghum bicolor cultivar BTx623 chromosome 2, Sorghum_bicolor_NCBIv3, whole genome shotgun sequence genome:
- the LOC8054529 gene encoding protein LEO1 homolog — MAGGDRERDAEEETRNQMMQNLFGDQSEDEEDADDDDDVVEVVDEDDGHQQQLQSPPHHHQELDDDAEDDEEDDARSHAHARHGGYHSEEVDGEAENGGEGEGESEGQVGMEEESEGEAHRADLDQGESDGDKVQSSPERELDDQRMEPDAGGMDSEDEGYQQRTVSSRRRGVVASESEGSEDNYYADGAQEDEEPRQTRKQSSPMEEERDHEVVRDVFGESDEDEPAPYRARHEIDEESHRSPMDDEGQYEKDMQPDDDVADEDMRYESDDNRELKTKEKPVGPPLDLVVPFKQPPAQPDKMNVIKVSNIMGIDPKPFNPKTYVEEDVFVTDESGTKKRIRLEDNIVRWRTVRNADGTTSCESNARFVKWKDGSMQLLIGNEVLDISVHEAHHDQSHLFLRHGKGILQSQGRLLRKMRFMPSSLSSKSHRLLTALVDSQNKKTVKMQKWFETKDPEKAKMERERNQSQTIRAHSILQRKREKVNRKYTQPARPRRQLSPGFLEDALDEDEEPDYGSRRMTGRRRFEDELEAEALAERRIINAKKSNMSRNVPRKPLYPPARPPRRQADEYSESEREESEYETDGEDIEHSPPRGREDELDEEEEYEEDVEEEAPLSDEEMEAPKRKRESVGGGHRREELVSEDDDDDDSPPRKQPAVQHRRKTVMFDDSDDD, encoded by the exons ATGGCGGGCGGCGACCGGGAGCGGgacgcggaggaggagacgcggAACCAGATGATGCAGAACCTCTTCGGGGACCAGTCGGAGGACGAGGAAGacgcggacgacgacgacgacgtcgtcgagGTCGTCGACGAGGACGACGGCCACcagcaacagctgcagtcgcccCCGCACCACCACCAGGAGCTGGACGACGACGCCGAAGACGACGAGGAGGACGACGCCCGCAGCCACGCGCACGCCCGCCACGGCGGATACCACTCT GAAGAAGTGGATGGGGAGGCAGAGAATGGAGGGGAAGGTGAAGGCGAAAGTGAGGGGCAAGTTGGAATGGAAGAGGAAAGTGAAGGCGAAGCTCATCGTGCCGATCTTGATCAAGGAGAAAGTGATGGGGATAAAGTCCAGAGCTCCCCAGAAAGAGAACTCGATGACCAGAGGATGGAACCTGATGCAGGAGGAATGGATAGTGAAGATGAAGGCTACCAGCAGAGGACAGTATCTAGCAGAAGAAGGGGAGTTGTTGCCTCTGAATCAGAGGGATCTGAAGATAATTACTATGCTGATGGAGCTCAAGAAGACGAGGAACCTCGCCAAACAAGGAAACAAAG CTCTCCGATGGAGGAAGAAAGAGATCATGAAGTAGTTCGTGATGTGTTTGGTGAGAGTGATGAAGATGAACCAGCTCCATATCGCGCTCGTCATGAAATTGATGAAGAATCTCAT AGATCTCCCATGGATGATGAAGGCCAGTATGAGAAGGACATGCAACCAGATGACGATGTGGCTGATGAAGATATGCGATATGAATCTGATGATAATCGTGAACTGAAAACAAAAGAGAAACCAGTCGGTCCACCGCTAGACTTGGTGGTTCCATTTAAGCAACCACCAGCTCAACCTGATAAA ATGAATGTGATCAAGGTATCGAACATTATGGGGATCGACCCTAAACCCTTTAATCCAAAAACATATGTGGAAGAAGATGTTTTTGTTACAGATGAATCTGGGACTAAGAAAAGGATACGGCTAGAGGACAATATTGTGCGGTGGAGAACTGTTAGGAATGCAGATGGCACTACATCT TGTGAAAGCAATGCACGCTTTGTAAAATGGAAGGATGGAAGTATGCAGCTTCTGATTGGCAATGAGGTTCTTGACATATCTGTACATGAGGCACATCATGACCAGTCCCATCTGTTTTTGAGGCATGGGAAG GGAATTCTACAATCACAAGGAAGGCTTTTGCGCAAAATGCGATTTATGCCATCCTCCTTGTCTTCAAAGTCACATCGCTTATTAACTGCCCTGGTTGATTCTCAGAATAAGAAAACCGTTAAGATGCAAAAATGGTTTGAGACTAAGGATCCTGAGAAAGCGAAAATGGAAAGAGAAAGG AATCAGAGCCAAACTATTCGAGCCCATTCGATCCTTCAACGCAAAAGAGAAAAAGTGAACCGCAAGTACACACAACCTGCCCGGCCAAGGCGACAACTTTCTCCAGGGTTCTTAGAAGACGCTCTAGATGAG GATGAGGAGCCAGACTATGGTTCTCGGCGAATGACAGGTCGTAGACGTTTTGAGGATGAATTGGAGGCTGAAGCACTAGCTGAGAGGCGTATCATTAACGCAAAGAAG TCAAATATGAGCAGAAATGTTCCTCGCAAACCACTGTACCCTCCTGCTCGTCCACCAAGACGTCAAGCTGATGAATACTCAGAGAGTGAGCGGGAGGAGTCAGAGTATGAAACCGACGGCGAGGATATTGAGCATTCACCGCCTCGTGGAAGGGAGGATGAGCTGGATGAGGAGGAAGAATATGaggaagatgttgaagaagaagcGCCTCTGTCAGATGAAGAAATGGAG GCACCGAAACGGAAAAGAGAATCAGTGGGTGGTGGCCACAGGCGCGAGGAGCTGGTGTCCgaggatgacgacgacgacgattctCCACCAAGGAAGCAGCCGGCTGTTCAGCATCGTAGAAAGACTGTCATGTTTGATGACAGCGACGACGACTAA
- the LOC8054528 gene encoding 4-coumarate--CoA ligase-like 7, whose translation MPPPSASDTVIDPRSGYCASTKTFHSLRTPEPPLPSPDLPLSFPAFALSFLPSPLPAAPSRPALVDAGTGESVPFGTFLSRLRALAAALRSRLRLAPGDVAFVLAPAGVHVPVLYYALMSVGAVVSPANPSLTAAEVSRLLALSNPSVAFAVSGTRGKLPPGLRTVLLDSPTFLSFLMHDEPEDGDAVVVVRQSDPAAVLYSSGTTGRAKAVVLTHRNLIASNATRAPVAGGTLMLAVPLFHIYGFAFCLRAASAAHTLLLHTARGRFDAAAVLAAMGRFGVTRLALAPPALLAIVRAAEEEADAGAAAARVATLKAVNCGGAPVSADLIARFSRMFPGVSVSQGYGLTETTAGFCRAVGEEESARVGSVGRLSWGAEVKIVHPETRAALPPGVSGELWVRGPFVMKGYLGEEDSTSEIFDSEGWLRTGDLCYIDQDGFVYIVDRLKELIKYKGYQVPPAELESLLQTHPDIVEAAVVPYPDDEAGELPVAFVVRRPGSHLNESHIKEFVASQVVHYKRIHHVFLVDSIPKNAAGKILRKDLAKLALWRISSKL comes from the exons ATGCCGCCGCCGTCTGCGTCTGACACCGTCATCGACCCGCGCAGCGGCTACTGCGCGTCGACGAAGACATTCCACAGCTTGCGCACGCCGGAGCCGCCGCTGCCTTCACCAGACCTCCCGCTCTCCTTCCCGGCCTTCGCCCTATCCTTCCTCCCCTCCCCGCTGCCCGCGGCCCCGTCCCGCCCAGCGCTTGTCGACGCGGGGACCGGCGAGTCCGTCCCGTTCGGGACCTTCCTTTCCAGGCTCCGCGCGCTCGCCGCCGCGCTGCGCTCCAGGCTCCGCCTCGCCCCGGGCGACGTCGCGTTCGTGCTCGCGCCGGCCGGCGTCCACGTCCCCGTGCTCTACTACGCGCTCATGTCCGTCGGCGCCGTCGTGTCGCCCGCCAACCCGTCCCTCACCGCCGCCGAGGTCTCCCGCCTGCTCGCGCTCTCCAACCCGTCCGTCGCGTTCGCCGTCTCCGGCACCAGGGGAAAGCTCCCTCCGGGCCTCCGCACCGTGCTGCTCGACTCCCCGACGTTCCTATCGTTCCTGATGCATGATGAGCCCGAGGACGGGGACGCGGTAGTGGTGGTCCGGCAGTCGGACCCAGCGGCGGTGCTGTACTCCTCGGGCACCACGGGGCGCGCCAAGGCGGTCGTGCTCACCCACCGCAACCTCATCGCCTCCAACGCCACGCGGGCGCCCGTGGCCGGGGGCACGCTCATGCTCGCCGTGCCGCTCTTCCACATCTACGGCTTCGCCTTCTGCCTCagggcggcgtcggcggcgcacACGCTGTTGCTGCACACGGCCAGGGGCAGGTTCGACGCCGCCGCGGTGCTAGCTGCGATGGGGAGGTTCGGCGTCACGCGCCTCGCGCTGGCGCCGCCGGCGCTGCTGGCCATCGTGCGCGCCGCCGAGGAGGAGGCGGACGCGGGCGCGGCCGCCGCCCGCGTCGCCACGCTCAAGGCGGTGAATTGCGGCGGCGCGCCCGTCTCGGCTGACCTCATTGCCCGCTTCTCGCGCATGTTCCCCGGCGTCAGCGTTAGCCAG GGGTATGGTCTCACGGAGACTACAGCCGGTTTCTGCCGTGCTGTTGGTGAGGAAGAAAGCGCGCGAGTTGGATCCGTTGGCCGTCTTTCATGGGGCGCTGAAGTGAAGATTGTTCATCCAGAAACAAGGGCTGCCCTGCCTCCTGGTGTGTCAGGGGAGCTTTGGGTCCGAGGCCCTTTTGTAATGAAAG GTTACCTTGGTGAGGAGGATTCTACATCTGAGATCTTCGACAGTGAAGGATGGTTGAGGACAGGAGATCTCTGTTATATTGACCAAGACGGGTTTGTTTACATTGTTGACCGACTGAAAGAGTTAATTAAGTACAAAGGCTACCAG GTGCCTCCTGCAGAACTCGAAAGCCTGCTTCAGACACACCCAGATATTGTTGAAGCTGCAGTTGTCCC ATACCCTGATGATGAGGCTGGAGAGTTGCCGGTAGCATTCGTCGTGAGACGCCCAGGAAGTCACTTGAACGAATCACATATCAAAGAATTCGTTGCCAGTCAG GTTGTGCACTACAAGAGAATCCACCATGTTTTTCTTGTGGATTCAATACCGAAAAATGCGGCGGGTAAAATTTTACGCAAGGACTTGGCCAAGCTAGCATTGTGGCGTATCAGCTCCAAGCTATAG